A part of Gemmatimonas groenlandica genomic DNA contains:
- a CDS encoding aldo/keto reductase has product MNDIATSTTGGALRQLGATGPQVFPIALGCMGMSGMYGASDDAESIRTIHEALERGVTVLDTGDFYGMGRNELLVKRALDGRRHGALISVKFGALRGPDGSWLGMDNRPMAVKNALAHTLTRLGVDHVDIYRPARLDPQVPIEDTIGAIADLVKAGYVRHIGLSEMGVDTIRRAHAVHPIVDVQIEYSLITRGLEAKILPVLRELGIAVTAYGVLSRGLLSGSATTGASDFRARLPRFAGEAGERNRALVERMRAVAEARGVSPSQLAIAWVLAQGQDIVPVMGARTVVQLEEALSALGCGLREEEGRRLEEIAGEITGARYDAHAMGMLDSER; this is encoded by the coding sequence ATGAACGACATCGCCACCTCGACCACGGGCGGCGCCCTCCGCCAGCTCGGCGCCACTGGACCTCAGGTGTTTCCGATCGCCCTCGGGTGCATGGGCATGTCGGGGATGTACGGCGCCAGCGATGACGCAGAAAGCATCCGCACCATTCACGAAGCCCTGGAGCGCGGGGTTACGGTGCTCGACACCGGTGACTTCTACGGCATGGGGCGCAACGAGTTGCTGGTCAAGCGTGCGCTCGACGGGCGCCGGCACGGCGCGCTGATCTCGGTGAAGTTCGGGGCGCTGCGCGGGCCCGACGGCAGCTGGCTCGGGATGGATAACCGCCCGATGGCGGTGAAGAACGCGCTGGCCCATACGCTCACGCGACTCGGCGTGGACCATGTCGACATCTACCGCCCGGCGCGACTCGATCCGCAGGTGCCGATCGAAGACACGATCGGGGCGATCGCCGACTTGGTGAAGGCAGGCTACGTGCGCCACATCGGCTTGAGCGAAATGGGCGTCGACACCATTCGCCGCGCGCACGCGGTGCACCCGATCGTGGACGTGCAGATCGAATACTCGCTGATCACGCGCGGCCTCGAAGCGAAGATTCTGCCGGTGCTGCGCGAGTTGGGGATCGCGGTGACGGCGTATGGCGTGCTGTCGCGCGGACTGCTCAGCGGCTCGGCGACGACCGGCGCGTCGGATTTCCGTGCGCGGTTGCCGCGGTTTGCGGGGGAAGCTGGAGAGCGCAATCGGGCGCTGGTGGAACGGATGCGCGCGGTGGCGGAGGCGAGAGGAGTGTCGCCGTCGCAACTGGCGATTGCGTGGGTGCTGGCGCAGGGACAGGACATTGTGCCGGTGATGGGGGCGCGGACGGTGGTGCAGCTGGAGGAGGCGCTTTCGGCTTTGGGCTGTGGGCTGAGGGAGGAGGAAGGGAGGAGGTTGGAGGAGATTGCGGGGGAGATTACGGGGGCGCGGTATGACGCGCATGCGATGGGGATGCTGGATAGTGAGCGGTAG
- a CDS encoding sensor histidine kinase — protein MALISGSQLNTLTSDGIDTPDLPHALAALRDSNARYRVLADTMLHGVVHQTADGRIIAMNPAAERILGKSRAEMLGSTSEHAEQHTVREDGSVFPAAEHPSMITLATGVATRGVIMGVYNPRERQRRWICIDAVPLMHADAPKPVEVYTVFEDITERRATELALKARDAHFRLLVEHMPDLYLRTNVHTGHYEYVSPASMRMFGVSAEQMMEKDFGRLLEMVYEDDRTVVMAAFEQLARDGRAESEFRTVSSSGELRWFWSIMTIVPDEQGSPMYRDTFVREITDRKRAELELSGAVEQKNRFIATLAHELRNPLAPLGNVVALLQDPIAPARLHWCRDIIERQVMQMGRLLDDLLDLSRITHGKITLQREQVTLTAMLERGIEMARPAIEARRHELVVDVPSERMHVYGDIVRLAQVCCNLLTNAAKYTDAGGLVTLRIRRDGLHAVIEIEDTGVGIAEADLERVFGMFSQVDTTRTRSGDGLGIGLALVKGIVELHGGQVEARSAGLGHGSTFSVRLPLAM, from the coding sequence TTGGCCCTCATTAGCGGCTCCCAACTGAATACCCTGACGTCCGACGGTATCGACACGCCCGACCTGCCGCATGCGCTCGCGGCACTTCGCGACAGCAACGCGCGCTATCGGGTGCTGGCCGACACCATGTTGCATGGTGTCGTTCATCAGACCGCGGACGGGCGGATCATCGCGATGAATCCGGCCGCCGAGCGCATCCTCGGAAAGTCACGCGCTGAGATGCTCGGCAGCACCTCGGAGCATGCCGAGCAGCACACGGTGCGCGAAGACGGCTCCGTTTTCCCGGCGGCAGAGCATCCCTCGATGATCACGCTGGCCACTGGCGTCGCTACCCGGGGCGTGATCATGGGTGTGTACAATCCGCGCGAACGACAGCGTCGCTGGATCTGTATCGACGCCGTGCCACTCATGCATGCTGATGCGCCGAAGCCGGTGGAGGTCTACACCGTCTTCGAAGACATCACGGAGCGACGCGCCACGGAGCTCGCGCTGAAAGCACGCGACGCACACTTCCGCCTACTCGTCGAGCACATGCCCGACTTGTATCTGCGGACCAACGTACACACCGGGCACTACGAGTACGTGAGTCCGGCCAGCATGAGAATGTTTGGCGTTTCGGCCGAGCAAATGATGGAGAAGGACTTCGGACGTTTGCTCGAGATGGTGTACGAAGACGACCGGACCGTCGTCATGGCCGCCTTCGAGCAGCTCGCGCGCGATGGTCGCGCCGAGTCGGAGTTTCGCACCGTCTCGAGTTCGGGCGAGCTGCGCTGGTTCTGGTCGATCATGACCATCGTGCCCGACGAGCAGGGATCGCCGATGTATCGCGATACGTTCGTCCGTGAGATCACCGATCGGAAGCGCGCCGAATTGGAGCTCAGTGGCGCGGTGGAGCAGAAGAACCGCTTCATCGCCACCCTCGCCCACGAGCTGCGCAATCCACTCGCGCCGCTCGGCAACGTGGTCGCGCTGCTGCAGGATCCGATCGCCCCCGCCCGATTGCACTGGTGTCGCGACATCATCGAGCGTCAAGTCATGCAGATGGGGCGCCTGCTCGACGATCTGCTCGACTTATCACGCATCACGCACGGCAAGATCACGCTGCAGCGAGAGCAGGTCACGCTCACGGCGATGCTCGAGCGTGGGATTGAAATGGCCCGCCCTGCCATCGAGGCCCGACGTCACGAACTCGTGGTCGATGTACCAAGTGAACGCATGCATGTGTATGGCGACATCGTGCGGCTGGCGCAGGTCTGCTGCAACCTGCTCACGAATGCCGCGAAGTACACTGACGCTGGCGGTCTCGTCACATTGCGAATTCGGCGCGACGGACTGCACGCCGTGATCGAGATTGAAGACACCGGTGTCGGCATCGCCGAGGCAGACCTCGAGCGCGTGTTCGGCATGTTCAGCCAAGTCGACACCACCCGCACGCGCTCCGGCGACGGACTCGGCATCGGTCTCGCACTGGTGAAAGGCATCGTGGAGTTGCACGGCGGCCAGGTCGAAGCGCGCAGCGCCGGACTCGGGCACGGCAGCACCTTCAGCGTACGGCTGCCGCTGGCGATGTAG
- a CDS encoding winged helix-turn-helix transcriptional regulator, producing MDTIDSLAVATDNAELVRELLARVADKWTLLVIEALEHGDPVRFSRLQESVGGVSQKMLTKTLRQLERDGLVTRRVHPVIPPHVDYQLTELGRSLGEAVCGIWIWVEANAAAVDKARRAFVG from the coding sequence ATGGATACTATCGACAGCCTGGCGGTTGCCACCGACAACGCCGAACTCGTGCGGGAGTTGCTGGCCCGCGTCGCCGACAAGTGGACGCTGCTCGTGATCGAAGCGCTGGAGCACGGCGATCCCGTGCGCTTCTCGCGGTTGCAGGAGTCGGTGGGTGGCGTGAGTCAGAAGATGCTCACCAAAACGCTGCGCCAACTCGAGCGAGACGGCCTGGTCACACGACGGGTGCATCCCGTGATCCCGCCGCACGTGGACTATCAGCTCACCGAGCTGGGCCGGTCACTGGGCGAAGCGGTGTGCGGCATCTGGATCTGGGTGGAAGCCAACGCTGCCGCAGTCGACAAAGCGCGACGGGCGTTCGTGGGGTAG
- a CDS encoding DUF1289 domain-containing protein, giving the protein MSDTANSSAALSAYPATSPCLKVCVLDMGAECRGCRRTIVEIGNWSRMTLDERRAVNQRIGFRGHDEKR; this is encoded by the coding sequence GTGAGCGACACAGCGAATTCGTCAGCGGCGCTGTCGGCCTACCCGGCCACGTCGCCATGTCTCAAGGTGTGCGTGCTGGACATGGGCGCGGAATGTCGAGGCTGTCGTCGCACGATCGTCGAAATCGGCAACTGGTCGCGGATGACGCTCGATGAACGACGTGCGGTGAATCAGCGGATCGGTTTTCGCGGACACGACGAGAAGCGCTAG